Proteins encoded by one window of Pelecanus crispus isolate bPelCri1 chromosome 8, bPelCri1.pri, whole genome shotgun sequence:
- the LOC104028486 gene encoding zinc-binding protein A33-like isoform X2 produces the protein MAGRSQDRSLREELTCAICCELFSEPVMLDCMHHFCKACIQGYWESCAHVPSCPQCRREFPSRTFRTHYLLSGLVEKVRQCGSAEHQYKMQKHLEDALEARQKEMENLLRRKRATQEDICGLTKVSGELNFKIRAEFARLHQILEEEERAVLAELGEKEEQLLARLHGDVHGLEEGMSVLQRDIERIEQTLGRMEEVSLLEVESLDIRPSVRVKTQHAFDLQHYRDSRSGPLQYIFWRQMLQSICPTPAPLTFDPESAHPNLVFSRDLTAVTERNRAQPVPSSPRRFRQCVNVLGSRTFDSGQHYWEVWVGSKTKWDLGVAAEAVDRAAKVKLCPENGYWTLRLRNRTEYWATTTPWVRLTPRRPPRKVGVFLDCQEGTVTFFDAGDMSHLFTFHQVSAEKYCPFFSTCFSDGRDNMEPMRLCHLAL, from the exons ATGGCTGGCAGGAGCCAGGACCGGAGCCTGCGGGAGGAGCTGACCTGTGCCATCTGCTGCGAGCTCTTCAGCGAGCCCGTCATGCTGGACTGCATGCACCACTTCTGCAAGGCCTGCATCCAGGGCTACTGGGAGAGCTGCGCCCacgtcccctcctgcccccagtgCCGCCGCGAGTTTCCCAGCCGGACGTTCCGCACCCACTACCTGCTCTCGGGGCTGGTGGAGAAGGTGCGGCAGTGCGGTTCCGCGGAGCACCAGTACAAGATGCAG aAGCACCTGGAAGATGCTTTGGAAGCTCGTCAGAAGGAGATGGAGAACTTGTTGCGGAGGAAGCGTGCGACGCAGGAAGATATCTGTGGCCTGACG AAGGTGTCTGGGGAGCTGAACTTTAAGATCCGTGCAGAGTTTGCCCGCCTTCATCAGatcctggaggaagaggagagagctgTGTTGGCAGAGCTGGGCGAAAAGGAAGAGCAGTTGCTGGCACGGCTGCACGGGGATGTGCAcgggctggaggaggggatgtcagtgctgcagagggacATAGAGCGCATAGAGCAGACCCTGGGCAGGATGGAAGAGGTGTCGTTGCTGGAG GTGGAGAGCCTGGATATCAG GCCCTCGGTGCGCGTCAAGACGCAGCATGCCTTCGACCTGCAGCACTACAGGGACAGCCGCAGTGGCCCTTTGCAGTACATCTTCTGGAGACAGATGCTGCAGTCCATCTGCCCCA ctcctgccccacTCACCTTCGACCCTGAGTCAGCCCACCCCAACCTGGTCTTCTCCAGAGACCTGACAGCAGTGACAGAGAGGAATCGAGCCCAGCCCGTGCCCAGCAGCCCCCGGCGCTTCCGTCAGTGCGTCAACGTCCTGGGCTCACGGACCTTCGACAGCGGCCAGCACTACTGGGAGGTCTGGGTGGGCAGCAAAACCAAGTGGGACCTGGGGGTGGCTGCCGAGGCTGTGGACCGGGCGGCGAAGGTCAAGCTGTGCCCGGAGAACGGCTACTGGACGCTTCGCCTGCGGAACAGGACGGAGTACTGGGCCACCACCACTCCCTGGGTGCGCCTGactccccgccggcccccccgcAAAGTGGGGGTCTTCCTGGACTGTCAGGAGGGCACTGTCACCTTCTTTGATGCCGGCGACATGTCCCATCTCTTCACCTTCCACCAGGTCTCTGCAGAGAAATACTGCCCCTTCTTCAGCACCTGCTTCAGCGACGGGAGGGACAACATGGAGCCCATGCGGCTCTGCCACCTGGCCCTGTGA
- the LOC104028486 gene encoding zinc-binding protein A33-like isoform X1: MAGRSQDRSLREELTCAICCELFSEPVMLDCMHHFCKACIQGYWESCAHVPSCPQCRREFPSRTFRTHYLLSGLVEKVRQCGSAEHQYKMQKHLEDALEARQKEMENLLRRKRATQEDICGLTKVSGELNFKIRAEFARLHQILEEEERAVLAELGEKEEQLLARLHGDVHGLEEGMSVLQRDIERIEQTLGRMEEVSLLEVESLDIRPSVRVKTQHAFDLQHYRDSRSGPLQYIFWRQMLQSICPSEQIGVRAPAPLTFDPESAHPNLVFSRDLTAVTERNRAQPVPSSPRRFRQCVNVLGSRTFDSGQHYWEVWVGSKTKWDLGVAAEAVDRAAKVKLCPENGYWTLRLRNRTEYWATTTPWVRLTPRRPPRKVGVFLDCQEGTVTFFDAGDMSHLFTFHQVSAEKYCPFFSTCFSDGRDNMEPMRLCHLAL, encoded by the exons ATGGCTGGCAGGAGCCAGGACCGGAGCCTGCGGGAGGAGCTGACCTGTGCCATCTGCTGCGAGCTCTTCAGCGAGCCCGTCATGCTGGACTGCATGCACCACTTCTGCAAGGCCTGCATCCAGGGCTACTGGGAGAGCTGCGCCCacgtcccctcctgcccccagtgCCGCCGCGAGTTTCCCAGCCGGACGTTCCGCACCCACTACCTGCTCTCGGGGCTGGTGGAGAAGGTGCGGCAGTGCGGTTCCGCGGAGCACCAGTACAAGATGCAG aAGCACCTGGAAGATGCTTTGGAAGCTCGTCAGAAGGAGATGGAGAACTTGTTGCGGAGGAAGCGTGCGACGCAGGAAGATATCTGTGGCCTGACG AAGGTGTCTGGGGAGCTGAACTTTAAGATCCGTGCAGAGTTTGCCCGCCTTCATCAGatcctggaggaagaggagagagctgTGTTGGCAGAGCTGGGCGAAAAGGAAGAGCAGTTGCTGGCACGGCTGCACGGGGATGTGCAcgggctggaggaggggatgtcagtgctgcagagggacATAGAGCGCATAGAGCAGACCCTGGGCAGGATGGAAGAGGTGTCGTTGCTGGAG GTGGAGAGCCTGGATATCAG GCCCTCGGTGCGCGTCAAGACGCAGCATGCCTTCGACCTGCAGCACTACAGGGACAGCCGCAGTGGCCCTTTGCAGTACATCTTCTGGAGACAGATGCTGCAGTCCATCTGCCCCAGTGAGCAGATTGGTGTGAGGG ctcctgccccacTCACCTTCGACCCTGAGTCAGCCCACCCCAACCTGGTCTTCTCCAGAGACCTGACAGCAGTGACAGAGAGGAATCGAGCCCAGCCCGTGCCCAGCAGCCCCCGGCGCTTCCGTCAGTGCGTCAACGTCCTGGGCTCACGGACCTTCGACAGCGGCCAGCACTACTGGGAGGTCTGGGTGGGCAGCAAAACCAAGTGGGACCTGGGGGTGGCTGCCGAGGCTGTGGACCGGGCGGCGAAGGTCAAGCTGTGCCCGGAGAACGGCTACTGGACGCTTCGCCTGCGGAACAGGACGGAGTACTGGGCCACCACCACTCCCTGGGTGCGCCTGactccccgccggcccccccgcAAAGTGGGGGTCTTCCTGGACTGTCAGGAGGGCACTGTCACCTTCTTTGATGCCGGCGACATGTCCCATCTCTTCACCTTCCACCAGGTCTCTGCAGAGAAATACTGCCCCTTCTTCAGCACCTGCTTCAGCGACGGGAGGGACAACATGGAGCCCATGCGGCTCTGCCACCTGGCCCTGTGA